The Tenebrio molitor chromosome 7, icTenMoli1.1, whole genome shotgun sequence region CCTATTTCacgaaatatttgacagctgatgaagctACGTCATACGTCAATAGCCAGGCCACTTAGaccacaaatttttcgaaCACACGTTACAAACgaactattaaattattacatatttattcacATAGGATTAATTGGATATCTACAATATCCTAACGCATTttgtgcaaaaaaaaagatttaaaataGTTTCGTTATTAAAGACTGAGTGAAAAATTGGCACCTGTTcatcattattaatttattcccCGACAAATGTAGAACCATAACAACAAGAAAGAAATCGTTAATAATCCAACACCTGACTCGATTATTTCCACTCGTTAAGATGCTTCTACAGCCGCAAAAATATGTACACAATTTCGTCTCAAGTCTTCGCTCCAGTAGCGACGAATTACACAAAAAGCAATTAATTTCCAAGCCGAAGAATCCACGTGTAACAAGGTTCTATCCATGACGACCTCGTGAACTCCCGGTTTTTACTGTCGACGGCACGAGCTTTATTATCTACAATGCGACCTGACAAATTATAATTGAATATGTACGTAGCTTTAAACCATAATTATGCGATAATAACGTAAACGCATACAACTGCCAACATTGCTAGTTTTATTTGCTCGCTTGTAAAAACAGCAAAACGCTCCTcgcgaaatataattttaagtCAGCGTTAATCCTTGTTTTACATAATCCTGCATATGTATTTTCTTCCGCAACAAGTTCACGTCTGTGTTTCAATTTAAGATTATGAAGACTCGGTGTTAATTACAATCAACAACTCCACAGCTTTGACATTTAAAGCAGTAAAGCTGATTTTGTCAACGTTTACCGAACAATCAGCCCTTGACgatttttctacatttttttatacttCGTTTAATTAATTCGATTATTACACTTCAGGGTGAGCTACCTTTTTAGAGGAAAACAAATAAGTAGATTGAATTTTGGGAAATAAAATCTGTTTAGTACCATGAAATTCTATTTTGCTCACCTAAATCGCCTTTATATCTTCACCCCGTGCCCTAACTCAATCTGGGATCACCCTGATTTTTAAAGCAAATATATAGGGGTTCTAATATACGAGGAGCAGAAGTAACGGCTTACTGCTGGCAGATATGGCCATTTTTACTagactatttttatttattttgtaatattttctaaTGGATTCACTTTCAAaagcattattttaaattcttctaATTAAGCCAGGATCACATTGAATCTGTCGTTTTAGCTGTGTGGTGAATAGCATACTTatcttataaataaaaaaaaacttttaagaATCGATAATGATCGATAACATTAAACAAAACTgggtaataaattaaaatcgttaGTAATGCGGACAAATTctaaatcatttataatacagacatttattaaatcagTTTTTACATTGGAGAGAgaagaattttctttttagattcattaacgaaaaataatgtaattaaaGTAATCTCGAAAAGAAAACGCATTTATTCATGTTTGACTTTCATCAAGTGAAAACAAATTGAACTAAACTGTATTTAAATGAGGTACAAGAgtaaaaatttgcaatttgaaTAACTGAATTCTTATCAACGAGGatcaaatgtaaattaaaatttcaaatcagCTTTGTTACCAAAACAACTATAAGCATCTTAATAACGACATGCGTTAATGTTTAATGCCatctaattatttataattaataacttGAAagccaaaaatttaattaagtcatAATTTTCTATCTGGAGCATGGTAAATGTcacgattttaatttttttttcagtctgAATAAAGAATGGAATGTAAAAACAAAGCAAAATTTGCTTTTACAGTCAAGAAAgtgtttgtaaaaaaataatataacacTGAAATTATTctcagtttcaattattggttttgtattaaatttaaaactgtttGCAGAGGCATTGTTATACGGCAAAATTTAGTGTTCAGTGAAACAGCACATatatttcacattaaattaCCTTTCACCGCTAATTCATTAACATTGGGTATAAAAGtgttcacattttgatgttatCATCAGTTCAATCATCTTCATCACACTGCAACCATGAACAGACACAATATACTAGCAGTAAGTCGGTGAAAAATtgtgtgaaaaaaatatatgttaatttgtgtttttttacaggCAAAATGTCTGCAATTGACAATAATCACAGCATTCGTCAGTGCTAGAATTGTCCCAAGCTATTACACATCATCATCAATCAAGAAGAACGACGAGACGAGCAACTTGGGCCTGACCACTTCACCACAAGTCGAAAACAAATGGCAATTTACAAATCTGGACAAAAAACAGACAAGCGAACTGGAAAAATTAGTGAGACAGAGTCTTGAAAACATCTTCAAAAATGAAGAATTGAGCGGTGACAGTTTAAACGACGGAAATTTCGGTTTAAAAACGACGCTGCCAGCCAAACAGGGAGAGCTAGACTTGTCTAATCTGAAAGAAGCGCATCCAGATTTGGACCTGGACTCGCCTCATATCTTCAAAGTTCCAGTCCCGCAACCCTACCCGGTCCACATTCCCGTCAAGCAACCCTTCACGGTTCCAATCTTCAAGTTGGTACCAGAAGAAATTGAGAAGAAGATTCCCATTCCGGTTGAGAAGCTCGTGCCAGTTTACAAGGAGAAGCCAGTGAAGATTATCGTGGAGAAGCATCACCCGGTTCACGTTTACAAGCCGTACCCGGTGCCTATTCCTGTGAACACGCACATTCTGCTGGGAGGAAAGAACCACCACAACCACCAGAACTGGTACTGAAGTAGCTAGGTACTAAATGTTAAGTTGTTATTTGTTATCgtaaattattgttgttgttttttaatgttgttgatg contains the following coding sequences:
- the LOC138134791 gene encoding uncharacterized protein, whose amino-acid sequence is MNRHNILAAKCLQLTIITAFVSARIVPSYYTSSSIKKNDETSNLGLTTSPQVENKWQFTNLDKKQTSELEKLVRQSLENIFKNEELSGDSLNDGNFGLKTTLPAKQGELDLSNLKEAHPDLDLDSPHIFKVPVPQPYPVHIPVKQPFTVPIFKLVPEEIEKKIPIPVEKLVPVYKEKPVKIIVEKHHPVHVYKPYPVPIPVNTHILLGGKNHHNHQNWY